In Sulfitobacter sp. W027, a single window of DNA contains:
- the maiA gene encoding maleylacetoacetate isomerase: MSDLALYNYFRSSTSVRVRAALNLKGLRYDYVPLSLLAGEQHGAEHLALNPSGAVPTLVTGQGPLSQSMAILEWLDEAFPEPPLLPPDAWGRARVRSLAYLVAQDVHPVNNLRVLRHLEGEFGADAPAKAAWFSHWASAGMTALETRLSQEPETGKFSHGDRVGLADLCLYAQVLNNARFEVDMTPYPTIRRIHANCMALPELERAVPANQPDAV, encoded by the coding sequence GTGAGCGATCTGGCGCTGTATAATTACTTCCGCTCCTCGACTTCGGTCCGGGTGCGGGCGGCGCTGAATCTCAAGGGGCTGCGCTATGACTATGTGCCGCTGTCCTTGCTTGCCGGAGAACAACATGGGGCCGAACATCTGGCGCTGAACCCTTCGGGGGCGGTGCCGACCTTGGTGACGGGGCAGGGGCCGCTGTCGCAATCAATGGCAATCCTTGAGTGGTTGGATGAGGCATTCCCCGAACCGCCGCTTCTGCCGCCCGACGCGTGGGGCCGCGCGCGGGTGCGCTCGCTGGCGTATTTGGTGGCGCAAGATGTGCACCCGGTGAACAATCTTCGGGTGCTGCGGCACCTTGAGGGTGAGTTTGGCGCAGATGCCCCCGCCAAGGCGGCGTGGTTTAGCCATTGGGCCAGCGCAGGGATGACGGCACTGGAAACGCGGCTTTCGCAGGAACCTGAAACCGGCAAGTTCTCCCACGGCGACAGGGTGGGGCTGGCCGACCTCTGTCTATACGCGCAGGTGCTTAACAACGCCCGCTTTGAGGTCGATATGACCCCCTATCCGACGATCCGTCGTATTCACGCCAATTGCATGGCCCTCCCTGAATTGGAACGCGCCGTGCCGGCCAACCAGCCCGACGCGGTCTAG
- a CDS encoding tetratricopeptide repeat protein — MTQDLYGLETTASRPETLQAINDFIHGFLSYQPKAAGIIAAADTDPDCPLVNAYAALLWMFLEHPIAPSKARPYLERANASKVANAREQEVIRVVGHWVEGDVPALLAACDTLTDQWPRDLAMLKLAQYHLFNTGDAAGMLRLALKSVPEAEDIAYTHGMIAFGYEQCHLLDRAEAAARRAMELRHDEPWAHHAMAHVMLTQGRVAEGARFMESVAETWSDLNSFMRSHNWWHLALFYLSQGRHDDVRAAYDQHIWGLEKDYSQDQVGAVSLLARMEFAGIDVGDRWSDVADHVAARGQDTVSPFLTLQYLYALCRTERPEAAEMLTAIEARAAETNAYDHAAWAEVALPAARGIAAHAEGDWSTAIRELGMALPRMAECGGSHAQRDLFEQIHLDALVRDGRASAAQQALEMRRTYDPDGVPLNLMLSEVYEKTGLPDLAAQARARAERTLAST; from the coding sequence ATGACACAAGACCTTTACGGATTGGAAACGACAGCCAGCCGCCCGGAAACCCTGCAGGCGATCAATGATTTCATCCACGGTTTTCTGTCCTACCAGCCCAAAGCCGCAGGCATCATCGCCGCCGCCGATACCGACCCAGACTGCCCGCTGGTCAACGCCTACGCGGCCCTTTTGTGGATGTTTCTTGAGCATCCCATAGCGCCGTCAAAGGCGCGTCCCTATCTAGAACGCGCCAACGCCTCGAAAGTCGCAAACGCCCGTGAACAAGAAGTCATTCGCGTGGTGGGGCATTGGGTCGAGGGCGATGTGCCTGCCCTTCTAGCTGCCTGCGACACGCTCACTGACCAATGGCCGCGCGATCTGGCGATGCTGAAACTGGCGCAATACCATCTCTTCAACACCGGCGATGCCGCTGGCATGTTGCGCCTGGCGCTGAAATCCGTGCCCGAGGCCGAGGACATTGCCTATACCCACGGCATGATCGCATTTGGCTACGAGCAGTGCCACCTGCTCGACCGGGCCGAGGCCGCCGCCCGCCGTGCGATGGAGCTGCGCCATGATGAACCTTGGGCGCATCACGCGATGGCCCATGTGATGCTTACCCAAGGCCGCGTGGCCGAAGGCGCGCGCTTCATGGAAAGCGTGGCAGAGACTTGGAGCGATCTGAACTCCTTCATGCGCAGTCATAACTGGTGGCATCTGGCGCTCTTCTACCTGTCGCAAGGTCGCCATGACGACGTGCGCGCCGCCTATGACCAACACATCTGGGGGCTGGAGAAGGACTATTCCCAAGATCAGGTCGGCGCGGTGTCTCTATTGGCGCGAATGGAGTTTGCAGGCATTGATGTCGGAGACCGTTGGAGCGATGTAGCCGATCATGTAGCGGCCCGGGGGCAAGACACGGTCAGCCCCTTCCTGACACTGCAATACCTCTATGCCCTTTGCCGCACCGAACGACCCGAGGCGGCAGAGATGCTCACCGCAATAGAAGCCCGCGCCGCCGAAACTAACGCCTATGACCATGCCGCATGGGCCGAAGTCGCCCTGCCTGCCGCCCGTGGCATCGCCGCCCATGCCGAAGGGGATTGGAGCACCGCAATCCGCGAATTGGGCATGGCTCTGCCTCGGATGGCGGAATGCGGCGGCAGCCATGCCCAGCGCGATCTGTTTGAGCAGATCCATCTTGATGCACTGGTGCGTGATGGTCGGGCCTCTGCCGCGCAGCAGGCTTTGGAAATGCGCCGCACCTATGATCCCGACGGCGTGCCGCTGAACCTGATGCTGAGCGAAGTCTATGAAAAGACCGGCCTGCCTGACCTTGCCGCGCAGGCGCGTGCAAGGGCCGAGCGGACGTTGGCCAGTACCTAA